From a region of the Xyrauchen texanus isolate HMW12.3.18 chromosome 47, RBS_HiC_50CHRs, whole genome shotgun sequence genome:
- the LOC127638818 gene encoding deleted in malignant brain tumors 1 protein-like isoform X1, whose product MCSLFSRNMMYSMWLVLLLILLSYTVLSNGLPNTAALVRLVNGSSSCSGRVEVFYNLQWGTVCHDDWDLDNAIVVCRELGCGRATEAKKNAYFGQGSGPIWMNKFHCVNTENTLMTCQADNWGSTSCGHDKDAGVICEAKTQLVNGINSCSGRVEVPYDGQWGTVCDNGWDLSDAAVVCREMGCGDVIEAKTGSYFGHSSSLSSMDYVNCVGSESTLSMCPSQTPVTFCSQSNLAGIFCHSLVRLVNGSNSCSGRVEVFYDGQWGTVCHDNWDDKDAAVVCRELGCGSNGVLANKDAYFGQGSGPVWLNGLDCDTDSSVRNCKSSGWGKQTCGHEKDAGVICEPHIRLVNGINSCSGRVEVLHNGTWGTVCDNGWDLSDAAVVCREMGCGDVLEAKTGAYYGQGSGSVWMNDVMCNGSESTLMSCTSAGWITNTCTHNQDAGVSCRLIKLVNGLNRCSGTVQILHAGQWGTVCHDNWDTTDASVVCRELGCNNHAEAMLNAYFGPGEGQTLMNNVQCTGEESTLEDCAFGGWGNSPCGHESDAGVICKEVGVKLQFRIEVKPNPGDDPNNADGKIYLEKIKEKLQANGNFTLSWKTQPDGKIFYTREKTAP is encoded by the exons ATGTGCAG TCTCTTTTCTAGGAATATGATGTATTCCATGTGGCTTGTTCTGCTTTTGA TTTTGCTCTCATACACTGTTTTGAGTAATGGCCTCCCAAATACAGCAGCTTTAGTCAGACTGGTGAATGGCAGTAGCTCTTGTTCTGGGAGAGTGGAGGTTTTTTATAATTTACAGTGGGGAACAGTGTGCCATGATGACTGGGATTTGGATAATGCAATAGTGGTGTGTAGAGAGCTGGGCTGTGGAAGAGCTACAGAGGccaaaaaaaatgcatattttgggCAGGGCTCAGGGCCAATATGGATGAATAAGTTTCACTGTGTTAACACTGAAAACACACTGATGACATGTCAAGCTGACAACTGGGGAAGTACCAGTTGTGGACATGACAAAGATGCAGGAGTCATTTGTGAGG CCAAAACTCAGCTGGTTAATGGCATCAACTCTTGTTCTGGAAGAGTGGAGGTTCCCTATGATGGCcagtggggaacagtgtgtgatAATGGCTGGGATCTATCAgatgctgcagtggtgtgtagAGAGATGGGCTGTGGAGATGTTATAGAGGCAAAGACTGGATCTTATTTTGGACACAGTTCATCTTTATCATCGATGGATTATGTAAACTGTGTTGGAAGCGAATCAACACTGAGCATGTGTCCGTCTCAAACTCCGGTAACGTTCTGTAGCCAGTCAAATCTTGCTGGAATCTTCTGTCACT CTCTTGTCAGGTTGGTGAATGGCAGTAACTCGTGTTCTGGGAGAGTGGAGGTTTTCTATGATGGCCAGTGGGGAACAGTATGTCATGATAACTGGGATGATAAAgatgctgcagtggtgtgtagAGAACTGGGCTGTGGTTCTAATGGCGTATTGGCAAATAAAGATGCATATTTCGGCCAGGGTTCAGGACCAGTATGGTTAAATGGTTTAGATTGTGACACTGACTCTTCAGTGAGAAACTGTAAATCAAGTGGATGGGGAAAACAAACCTGTGGACATGAGAAAGATGCAGGAGTCATTTGTGAGC CTCACATTAGACTGGTTAATGGCATCAACTCTTGTTCTGGGAGAGTGGAGGTTCTTCATAATGGCACATGGGGAACAGTGTGTGATAATGGCTGGGATCTATCAgatgctgcagtggtgtgtagAGAGATGGGCTGTGGAGATGTTCTAGAGGCAAAGACTGGTGCTTATTATGGACAAGGTTCAGGATCAGTATGGATGAATGATGTAATGTGTAATGGAAGTGAGTCTACACTAATGAGCTGTACTTCAGCTGGGTGGATTACAAACACCTGCACTCACAATCAGGATGCTGGAGTCAGCTGCAGAT TGATAAAATTAGTGAATGGGCTCAACAGATGTTCTGGAACAGTGCAGATTCTTCATGCTGGTCAGTGGGGAACAGTGTGTCATGATAACTGGGACACAACAGATGCATCAGTGGTTTGTAGAGAGCTGGGATGCAACAATCATGCAGAGGCAATGCTAAATGCTTATTTTGGACCGGGTGAGGGACAGACCTTGATGAATAACGTTCAGTGCACTGGGGAAGAGAGCACACTAGAAGACTGTGCATTTGGAGGATGGGGAAATTCCCCCTGTGGCCATGAAAGTGATGCTGGAGTCATATGCAAAG AAGTGGGTGTTAAATTGCAGTTTAGGATTGAGGTGAAGCCTAACCCTGGAGATGACCCAAATAATGCTGATGGGAAGATCTATTTGGAAAAG ATAAAGGAGAAACTACAAGCAAACGGAAATTTTACCTTAAGCTGGAAAACTCAGCCTGATGGAAAAATATTCTACACAAGAGAGAAAACTGCACCTTGA
- the LOC127638818 gene encoding deleted in malignant brain tumors 1 protein-like isoform X2: MCRNMMYSMWLVLLLILLSYTVLSNGLPNTAALVRLVNGSSSCSGRVEVFYNLQWGTVCHDDWDLDNAIVVCRELGCGRATEAKKNAYFGQGSGPIWMNKFHCVNTENTLMTCQADNWGSTSCGHDKDAGVICEAKTQLVNGINSCSGRVEVPYDGQWGTVCDNGWDLSDAAVVCREMGCGDVIEAKTGSYFGHSSSLSSMDYVNCVGSESTLSMCPSQTPVTFCSQSNLAGIFCHSLVRLVNGSNSCSGRVEVFYDGQWGTVCHDNWDDKDAAVVCRELGCGSNGVLANKDAYFGQGSGPVWLNGLDCDTDSSVRNCKSSGWGKQTCGHEKDAGVICEPHIRLVNGINSCSGRVEVLHNGTWGTVCDNGWDLSDAAVVCREMGCGDVLEAKTGAYYGQGSGSVWMNDVMCNGSESTLMSCTSAGWITNTCTHNQDAGVSCRLIKLVNGLNRCSGTVQILHAGQWGTVCHDNWDTTDASVVCRELGCNNHAEAMLNAYFGPGEGQTLMNNVQCTGEESTLEDCAFGGWGNSPCGHESDAGVICKEVGVKLQFRIEVKPNPGDDPNNADGKIYLEKIKEKLQANGNFTLSWKTQPDGKIFYTREKTAP; encoded by the exons ATGTGCAG GAATATGATGTATTCCATGTGGCTTGTTCTGCTTTTGA TTTTGCTCTCATACACTGTTTTGAGTAATGGCCTCCCAAATACAGCAGCTTTAGTCAGACTGGTGAATGGCAGTAGCTCTTGTTCTGGGAGAGTGGAGGTTTTTTATAATTTACAGTGGGGAACAGTGTGCCATGATGACTGGGATTTGGATAATGCAATAGTGGTGTGTAGAGAGCTGGGCTGTGGAAGAGCTACAGAGGccaaaaaaaatgcatattttgggCAGGGCTCAGGGCCAATATGGATGAATAAGTTTCACTGTGTTAACACTGAAAACACACTGATGACATGTCAAGCTGACAACTGGGGAAGTACCAGTTGTGGACATGACAAAGATGCAGGAGTCATTTGTGAGG CCAAAACTCAGCTGGTTAATGGCATCAACTCTTGTTCTGGAAGAGTGGAGGTTCCCTATGATGGCcagtggggaacagtgtgtgatAATGGCTGGGATCTATCAgatgctgcagtggtgtgtagAGAGATGGGCTGTGGAGATGTTATAGAGGCAAAGACTGGATCTTATTTTGGACACAGTTCATCTTTATCATCGATGGATTATGTAAACTGTGTTGGAAGCGAATCAACACTGAGCATGTGTCCGTCTCAAACTCCGGTAACGTTCTGTAGCCAGTCAAATCTTGCTGGAATCTTCTGTCACT CTCTTGTCAGGTTGGTGAATGGCAGTAACTCGTGTTCTGGGAGAGTGGAGGTTTTCTATGATGGCCAGTGGGGAACAGTATGTCATGATAACTGGGATGATAAAgatgctgcagtggtgtgtagAGAACTGGGCTGTGGTTCTAATGGCGTATTGGCAAATAAAGATGCATATTTCGGCCAGGGTTCAGGACCAGTATGGTTAAATGGTTTAGATTGTGACACTGACTCTTCAGTGAGAAACTGTAAATCAAGTGGATGGGGAAAACAAACCTGTGGACATGAGAAAGATGCAGGAGTCATTTGTGAGC CTCACATTAGACTGGTTAATGGCATCAACTCTTGTTCTGGGAGAGTGGAGGTTCTTCATAATGGCACATGGGGAACAGTGTGTGATAATGGCTGGGATCTATCAgatgctgcagtggtgtgtagAGAGATGGGCTGTGGAGATGTTCTAGAGGCAAAGACTGGTGCTTATTATGGACAAGGTTCAGGATCAGTATGGATGAATGATGTAATGTGTAATGGAAGTGAGTCTACACTAATGAGCTGTACTTCAGCTGGGTGGATTACAAACACCTGCACTCACAATCAGGATGCTGGAGTCAGCTGCAGAT TGATAAAATTAGTGAATGGGCTCAACAGATGTTCTGGAACAGTGCAGATTCTTCATGCTGGTCAGTGGGGAACAGTGTGTCATGATAACTGGGACACAACAGATGCATCAGTGGTTTGTAGAGAGCTGGGATGCAACAATCATGCAGAGGCAATGCTAAATGCTTATTTTGGACCGGGTGAGGGACAGACCTTGATGAATAACGTTCAGTGCACTGGGGAAGAGAGCACACTAGAAGACTGTGCATTTGGAGGATGGGGAAATTCCCCCTGTGGCCATGAAAGTGATGCTGGAGTCATATGCAAAG AAGTGGGTGTTAAATTGCAGTTTAGGATTGAGGTGAAGCCTAACCCTGGAGATGACCCAAATAATGCTGATGGGAAGATCTATTTGGAAAAG ATAAAGGAGAAACTACAAGCAAACGGAAATTTTACCTTAAGCTGGAAAACTCAGCCTGATGGAAAAATATTCTACACAAGAGAGAAAACTGCACCTTGA